In the genome of Osmerus mordax isolate fOsmMor3 chromosome 15, fOsmMor3.pri, whole genome shotgun sequence, one region contains:
- the prmt6 gene encoding protein arginine N-methyltransferase 6, which produces MSNQIKKRKLDKNVQDNLYFDSYSDVTIHEEMIADHARTNTYRTGIFENSSSIQGKVVLDVGAGTGVLSIFCAQAGAKRVYAVEASSIADQAVKIIKHNQMEDRIEVIKGTLETIDLPEQVDVIVSEWMGYALLHESMLNSVLFARDKWLKPGGLILPSKAELYIAPINDLVVEDRLNFWCTVKEQYGVDMSCMSEFARKCVMNNDITVNLVTVEDVLSHPSKFAELDLYSVTVEQLKSVKGPFKCECFGSSAVNALCVWFTVTFPCGDKPLVLSTSPFKQETHWKQAVLYLDEPVDVMQDTLVVGEVNMYPSEDSSRHICIDVDYTIGQDKKHSKTFSIPDGYLEPQQLPIAT; this is translated from the coding sequence ATGTCCAACCAAATAAAGAAAAGGAAATTAGACAAAAACGTACAGGATAACCTGTACTTTGACAGTTATTCAGATGTCACGATTCACGAGGAAATGATCGCAGATCATGCACGTACTAACACGTACAGGACAGGGATATTTGAAAACAGCAGCTCGATTCAAGGCAAAGTTGTGTTGGATGTCGGAGCAGGTACCGGTGTCCTGAGTATATTTTGTGCACAAGCCGGGGCCAAGAGAGTTTACGCGGTTGAAGCTAGTTCAATCGCTGATCAAGCTGTGAAAATCATTAAACACAATCAGATGGAAGACAGAATCGAAGTCATTAAAGGTACTCTGGAGACAATTGATTTGCCCGAGCAGGTGGACGTGATAGTGAGCGAGTGGATGGGCTACGCGCTACTCCACGAATCCATGCTTAACTCTGTTCTGTTTGCCCGCGACAAATGGCTGAAACCCGGCGGTCTCATTTTACCTTCAAAGGCAGAACTTTACATCGCTCCTATCAATGACTTGGTTGTGGAAGACCGCTTGAATTTCTGGTGCACCGTGAAGGAACAGTATGGCGTTGACATGTCCTGCATGTCTGAATTCGCAAGGAAATGCGTAATGAACAATGACATCACCGTGAACTTGGTGACAGTCGAGGACGTGTTGTCCCATCCCTCTAAGTTTGCGGAGCTGGACCTGTATTCCGTGACCGTGGAACAACTGAAATCGGTGAAGGGGCCGTTCAAGTGCGAATGTTTTGGCTCTTCTGCTGTGAACGCCCTTTGCGTGTGGTTCACGGTAACCTTTCCGTGTGGGGACAAACCACTGGTCCTCTCCACGTCTCCGTTCAAACAGGAGACCCACTGGAAACAGGCGGTACTGTACCTAGATGAACCGGTGGATGTGATGCAGGACACTCTGGTCGTTGGAGAAGTCAACATGTATCCTTCTGAAGACAGCTCCAGACATATATGCATCGACGTGGACTACACAATAGGACAGGACAAAAAACACTCAAAAACCTTCTCCATTCCAGATGGATACTTGGAACCCCAACAGCTGCCTATTGCCACCTAA